A stretch of DNA from Candidatus Micrarchaeum acidiphilum ARMAN-2:
CTGTTCATATCCCTAAACTACATGGTGTTCATGTCTTTAAAGTATGGCGGAATCAAGGAAATATTTTCAAATTTGAGGAAATACAAGTTGCAAATAATCACAATCGGCGGACTTACAGTAAGCTACAGGGTACTGTATTACCTTTCAGTATATCTTACTTTTATAAGCCTTGTAGCTCCAATAAGGAATAGCGTATATGTTATGATAACGACCCTGGCAGGAGGGTTCCTTTTTAAGGAATCTGGACTGCCAAGAAAGATCATACTGGCCGGAATCATGCTTGTTTGCTTATACTATCTAAGCATATAGGGCGTTACAATGGTCGAGAAAATATATCTCAAAGATGCATACGTGAAGGACTTTGAGGCTACGGTATCTTCAGTTGACAACCAAATTGTCGAACTGGATAGGACAGCCTTTTATCCGACAGGGGGAGGACAGCCTTCTGATTCAGGGACTATCTCGTTTGGAAATAGCAGGTATAAGGTTATCGAAGTTTCAAAATCTGGAGACTCGGTGCTGCACAAAATGGAAAATGCGCAGGGGCTTGAGGCTGGCACGCAGATAGAGGGCCACCTAGATTGGGAAAAGAGGTATATGCACATGCGCCTTCATACAGCATTGCACATAATAGACGGAGTAGTGCACAAAAATTTGGATGGCAACATAACAGGAGGGCAGATTTATGACGATAGGGCGAGGATGGATTTTGATGTGCCCGGGCTTGACAGGCAGAAGGTGGAAAAAATAATCGAAGCTGCACAGGAGATTGTAGATAAGAGACTTACAGTGTCGGTAAAGTTTATGAGCAAGGAAGAGGCAAGCGCAGTGCCTGGGATAGCAAGAACGGCGCCCGGAGAGGAACTAATGCGCAAGCTTGACATAATAAGAATTATAGATATTGAGGGCTTTGACTTCCAGCTTGACGGAGGCACACACGTGGCCAATACTTCAGAAGTGGGCAAAATAGGTATAATCAAGTATGAAAACAAAGGATCGCACAACAAAAGGATTGAGATTGCGCTCCTTTGACTAATGCTTTATTTTTTGAACGGCCTTCTGCAGCGCCTTCAATGAGATTGTAGCACATTTTAGCCTTGCTGGACCTGGATCTACGCCGATAAGCTCAACGATATCCTTAAACCCCATTGCCGATATCTCGGACAGGCTCTTGCCCTTTATCGATTCGGTAAGCATGCTGGCTGTGCCCATGCTTATCGCGCAGCCCTGCCCTTCGAATTTTACTTCCTTAACTTTGTTGTCTGACACTTTTATGTATATGGTGATATCGTCTCCGCACACCGGATTGTACTCGTGCATTTCAGCATCTGGATTGTCGATTTTGCCTTTGTTGTGCGGATGCTCGTAATTTGATATGAGTTCTTCCGCATATAGGTCCAAAGACATTTTTTTCACCTTTTCATTTTATTTTGAATATCTGTTTTACCTTTTCGATTGCAGCCATGGCCTTATCCACATCTTCTTTGCTGTTATACAAATAAAAACTCATGCGCGATACGGCAGGCTCGCCAAGGACTTCGGTAACAAGTGGCATAGCACAGTGGTGTCCTGCCCTGATTGCTATGCCTTCGCTGTTGAATATGCTGGCTACATCGTGCGGGTGCACGCCATTTATAGAGAATGATACGACCCCAGCCCGGCTGCGAAGGTTATTTTTGCCAGGACCATATACAGTAACATTTTCCTGCTCCGAAAGCCTGTCCAGCGCATATCCAGTAAGCTCGATTTCGTGACTCCTTATTTTATTGATGCCGATTTTATTCAGATAGTCTGCAGCGACCCCCAGCGCTATACCGCCCTCTATGTTTGAGGTTCCGGCTTCGAATTTCCATGGGAGATCGTTCCATGTGCACGAGTAACGACTTACGCTTCTTATCATGTCTCCGCCGCCCATTATGGGCTCCGTTGCGCTCAGAATGTCTTTTTTCCCGTACAGAACACCTATTCCTGTAGGGCCGAGCATTTTGTGACCTGAAAATGCCATAAAGTCGCAGTCTATGCCCTTTACGTCAACTTTCATGTGAGGCACTGCCTGAGCTGCATCCACCACGACCATTGCACCGTTCTTGTGCGCAGTCTCGGATATTTTCTTGACATCATTTATCGTGCCAAGGACGTTTGATGCATATGTTATTGAAACGAGTTTTGGTTTGTTTTCTAGCTTCTCTTTGGCGCTCTCATCGTTTAGCAGGCCTGTGTCCCTGTCCACCTTTATATATTCCAGCTTTGCTTTTTTCCTTTTGGAGAGCAGAAGCCACGGAACTATGTTGCTGTGATGTTCCATTTCAGATATTAGTATCACATCCCCTTCGGATATGTTTTGCTCTGCCCATGTGAGGGCGATGAGATTTAGGGCCTCGGTGGTATTGCGCACGTATATTATGTTTTCAGTTGATTCCGCACCAATCATTTTTGCAATTTTGGATTTTGATTCCTCGTACTTTTCGGTTGCCTCTTCAGCTATTTCGTATATTCCGCGGTGTATGTTGGCGTTGTATTTTTTATAATATTCAGTTATCGCATCTATGACCTGCATGGGCTTTTGCGACGTTGCAGCGCTGTCTAGATATACCAGGGGTTTTCCAGACATCTTTGTTGAAAGTATCGGAAAATCCTTCTTTATGGCTTCGACGTCCAAACTCGTTTTTGTATCATCCATGTACATCTCCTTGGCATTCACACAATTTCCCCGTAGCCGGTTTTCTCCAGTTTTGCCACGAGCTCCTTTCCGCCTTCAGCAACTATTTTGCCATCGTTTATTACGTGAACAAACTGCGGTTCCATGTAATCTAGTATCCTGCTGTAGTGGGTTATTACCAACAAACCGGTTTTCTGAGCTTTTGATATCTCGTTTATATTTTGGGCGACTACCTTTATAGCGTCTATGTCCAGTCCGGAATCGGGCTCGTCAAGCAGGGCTATTTTTGGCTTGAGCACAGCCATTTGCAGTATCTCTGCCTTTTTCTTTTCTCCTCCGGAAAGGCCTTTGTTTAGGGTCCTGCCCATTACACCCTTGTCAAATTTCAGGGATTCGGTATATTTATTTACTTCGCTTATGAGCCCCTTTATGTTTGTGGTGGACTCGGACGTTGAATCCAGAGCGGACTTGAGGAAGTTTATAAAGCCGACTCCGTCTATTTCAACGGGATTTTGAAATTGCAGAAACAGGCCGAGCTTGGCGCGATTTTCTGGAGGAAGCGAGACTATGCTTTCGCCGTCTACAAGAATGTTTCCTCCGGTTATCTTGAGGCCGGGATGCCCCATTATTGTTTTTGCGAGGGTGCTCTTTCCAGATCCGTTCGGGCCCATCAATACGTGGAACTCGCCGCTTTTTATCTTTAGGTTTATACCTTTCAGTATCTCCTTTTCACCTGCACTCACTTTCAAGTCATTTATTTCCAATATCATTTTATCACCTGCTTTACCTTATCATTATCATGCATTTTGACTTCGAACCCTTAGGGCATATGCTGCAAATCATCTTCTGGGCGCGGTATTCATTTTTATTTTTTATATTCTTTGCGAGCTCTTCAAGTTTTATCTTGTCGAATTTTATTGGGATTTTTGAATACGAATTTTTGTTGGATAGATATTTGCTGACTTCAGCCTGCGTGATATCCAATAGACCTGCGATTTCCTGCTGATTGAAGTCGTATTCTAGGTAAAGCAGTTTTGCAACTCTGCTCTTCAGGGCGGGGAGAAACGTTTTAGTTACATAGTTGTATTCGTTTGTCATCTATTTCATCGCTTACCTGTTGAATTTATATGCCCCTCTGAATTCCGTACTGCTGTCAACACTTCCGTAATCCATCCAAACTCCGCCCACATTTAGGTTTTTTGGAATGCCTATTTCTTTTGTTTGAAGTACTCTGTCTATTAGTGATGCAGAGAACACCTTAAATGGATTATCCTTAATATGGCCGATTATTTCGTTTAAAAATCCGTTTGCTATAAGGTACTTTGATTTCTTTTCCTCTATCCCTCTGGAGCACATATAGAAAATTGATTCTTGGTCTATCGGAGCAACTGCGCTGGAATGGGTGGCCTTGACATCGCCCTCGTCTATTGACATGTCTGGTATTAGATTTATAACAGCGTCTTTGCCATAGATTATGCCGCGTTCTTTCACAAAGGACTTTGAGCCGCCGGCTCCTTTTATTATTTTGGCGAAGCCCTTTACGTATGCTATAGATTTGTCCATTAGGACTGCGTGGGTTTCTGAATTGCAATTTGTTTTCTGCGCGGAGTTGTTTATATAGGTAAGCACGTCGAATCTTTGGCCCTCCTTGCCCAGTATTGCCTCTTTGCTAGATATATCTGCCCCTGTGTCTTTTGCTATCAGCTCTGACCTATTCCTTATCATGCCGGAGCCGATATATATGGTATTTAAGTTTAGGCTGGCACTGGGACCAACATCTGCTTTTGCCAAACCCATCACCACACTTTTGGCGGATTCCATGTGAATTGCGTTCATCTCCAGCTTCCCGTAGCCCCCGATGCTTATCTTGTGCGTAGTTGTAGATATTGCACTTTCCTTGAGTTCTGAATAATAGAACTCGTTTATTGTGAGCGCCGAATCCCTTACGACGTCTATTGCTATTGGATTCGGGAATGCGTTTGAATCGTTCATAACGAATATGTTTATGGTCTCTGCCTTATCTTTGCTTGAGCTTATAATTATGCCGTCCCTAAAATTACTGCTGGCGAACTCCGCAAGCTTGTCCTGCTCGTCATTGCATTTTAATAGATCCATCTCGTGTGCTGTGGCGGATTTTGAATGGATAACGCTTATGTTTTGATTTGTCGGTGGAAAGGCGATTCCGTTGTATATTACAAGGTCGAATCTTATCCTCAGTTCTTTTGAAAGCGCATTGACCTTTTCTTCGCATGCCTT
This window harbors:
- a CDS encoding SufBD protein, with translation MDQSLDFSGAKGQTYAANPFEKNELYKKYYLKIDPSEFDLTHTRPADKACEEKVNALSKELRIRFDLVIYNGIAFPPTNQNISVIHSKSATAHEMDLLKCNDEQDKLAEFASSNFRDGIIISSSKDKAETINIFVMNDSNAFPNPIAIDVVRDSALTINEFYYSELKESAISTTTHKISIGGYGKLEMNAIHMESAKSVVMGLAKADVGPSASLNLNTIYIGSGMIRNRSELIAKDTGADISSKEAILGKEGQRFDVLTYINNSAQKTNCNSETHAVLMDKSIAYVKGFAKIIKGAGGSKSFVKERGIIYGKDAVINLIPDMSIDEGDVKATHSSAVAPIDQESIFYMCSRGIEEKKSKYLIANGFLNEIIGHIKDNPFKVFSASLIDRVLQTKEIGIPKNLNVGGVWMDYGSVDSSTEFRGAYKFNR
- a CDS encoding FeS assembly ATPase SufC; the protein is MILEINDLKVSAGEKEILKGINLKIKSGEFHVLMGPNGSGKSTLAKTIMGHPGLKITGGNILVDGESIVSLPPENRAKLGLFLQFQNPVEIDGVGFINFLKSALDSTSESTTNIKGLISEVNKYTESLKFDKGVMGRTLNKGLSGGEKKKAEILQMAVLKPKIALLDEPDSGLDIDAIKVVAQNINEISKAQKTGLLVITHYSRILDYMEPQFVHVINDGKIVAEGGKELVAKLEKTGYGEIV
- a CDS encoding cysteine desulfurase, SufS subfamily — translated: MDDTKTSLDVEAIKKDFPILSTKMSGKPLVYLDSAATSQKPMQVIDAITEYYKKYNANIHRGIYEIAEEATEKYEESKSKIAKMIGAESTENIIYVRNTTEALNLIALTWAEQNISEGDVILISEMEHHSNIVPWLLLSKRKKAKLEYIKVDRDTGLLNDESAKEKLENKPKLVSITYASNVLGTINDVKKISETAHKNGAMVVVDAAQAVPHMKVDVKGIDCDFMAFSGHKMLGPTGIGVLYGKKDILSATEPIMGGGDMIRSVSRYSCTWNDLPWKFEAGTSNIEGGIALGVAADYLNKIGINKIRSHEIELTGYALDRLSEQENVTVYGPGKNNLRSRAGVVSFSINGVHPHDVASIFNSEGIAIRAGHHCAMPLVTEVLGEPAVSRMSFYLYNSKEDVDKAMAAIEKVKQIFKIK
- a CDS encoding SUF system FeS assembly protein, NifU family, giving the protein MSLDLYAEELISNYEHPHNKGKIDNPDAEMHEYNPVCGDDITIYIKVSDNKVKEVKFEGQGCAISMGTASMLTESIKGKSLSEISAMGFKDIVELIGVDPGPARLKCATISLKALQKAVQKIKH
- a CDS encoding Threonyl/alanyl tRNA synthetase SAD, producing the protein MVEKIYLKDAYVKDFEATVSSVDNQIVELDRTAFYPTGGGQPSDSGTISFGNSRYKVIEVSKSGDSVLHKMENAQGLEAGTQIEGHLDWEKRYMHMRLHTALHIIDGVVHKNLDGNITGGQIYDDRARMDFDVPGLDRQKVEKIIEAAQEIVDKRLTVSVKFMSKEEASAVPGIARTAPGEELMRKLDIIRIIDIEGFDFQLDGGTHVANTSEVGKIGIIKYENKGSHNKRIEIALL